Below is a window of Longimicrobiales bacterium DNA.
CGAGCGGGAGATCCGCACACTGCCACTGAGCACACGCAACGTCATGAACATGGCCGCGCTCGCTCCGGGCATCCGCTCTCATCGTCCCGCCAGTGGCCAGAGCGTTCCGGCAGCGGGCGCGCTCCGCGGCGAACGCTTCCTGAACGTCTACCTCGATGGCGTGGAACTGAAGAATCTGTATGACGGCGGTATCGTCGGCTTCCCGCAGTCCGGCTCGCCGTTTCCCGCCGACGCACTGCGCGAGCTCCGCGTACAGCTTCAGCCCTACGACCCGTCGTATGCGCGCGCGGCCGCCTTCGCGATCGACGCAGTGACGCAACGCGGCACCAACGAGACGGAGGCAACGGCGATGGCGTTCGTACAGCCGCGTGGGTTCGCGGCCGCGAACGACTTCCTGCGCGAGGTACCGAACTTCATCCAGCCGGGTCTGTCGCGTCAGCAGCTGGGCGCCGCGATCCGCGGCCCGGTTCGACGCGACCGCCTCTTCTACGCGGCGTCGTACGAGCTGTCGAACACGCGCAGCATCGTCGAAGTCGTGCCCGGCCGACCTGGATTCGACCCGGATATCTGGAATGCGCACGCCGGCGTGTTCCCGATCACGCACCGCAACCACACGGGGCTGCTGCGGCTGACGTACACCCCACGGCCGGAACACGCGCTGGACATGACCGTGTCCATGCGGCGGCTGGTCGCGACGACGAGGTTCGGTGGTATGCAGTCCTACGAAAGCGCGGTGCGCGATCGACATGCAGTTCATACGCTGGGCGTCACACACCGCTGGCTGCCGCACGCACGGCTCGCAAACGAGCTGAGCCTTCAGGCGGTCGCGTGGAACAACTCGGCCCGGGCTCTGTTTCCGCAGCCGGTACGCAGCTATCCCAGCCTCACGATCGGCGCGCGGAGTGATCGGTTCGAGATCGACGAGCGTCACGTACGCATCATCAACCGGCTGACGCACGCGTTCGACGCCGGCTCCGGCAGCCACGTCACACGCGCCGGACTGGAGCTGGCACGGGTTCGCCTCGAGAACTTCGCGCCGATTTTCGCAGCCGGCCTATTCACATTCGAATCCGACACGGCCACGCTGCCACGGCGGGCGGTGATCAGCGCAGGCGTCGCCGATCCCGCTTCCCAGCGGGAGGCGCACATGAGAATGGCCGGATTGGTGACCGGCCTGTACGTCAGTCACGAATGGCGGCCGGTGCCGCATCTGACTCTCAGTCTCGGGCTCCGCCACGATGCGGACTTCGGACTCCTCAACAACGATCTCGTGCTGCCGTGGCTGGCCGATCCGGAGCTCGCGGCGCTACCTGCGCTGCGCGGCTATCTGAACGACGGCGACGATCGCCGCAATGACCTCGACAACGTGTCTCCACGCTTCGCCTTCTCCTGGGACGTCTCGCGCGATGGCACGACCATGCTGCGCGGAGGTGCCGGTATCATCTACGATCGTGTGCCCGGCTTCATCACGTTCCAGGAGCAGAGCGGCGCCCGCTGGCGCACGTACATGTTCGACTCGCCCGGCACCGTCGACGCGGCTGTTCTGCGGCAGCGCATCGCGTCAGGCGAGGGACGGCTCGGGGCGGTAACCCTGGTGGCCAACGACATGGAGGCGCCGGAGAACCGGCAGTGGTCCATCGGGATCGGCAGGCGCATCACGAGCGCACTGACGTTGAATGCCGATTTCATCCACCAGGATGTGCGCAACCTGTTCGCGGAGATGAATCTCAACTGGCTGGACCAATCGGTGTCGCCGGCGCAGCGTGCCCTCACCGACCGCTTCGGCGACATCGTCGTGTGGGATGACTTCGCGCGAGCGCGCTACCGCGCGTTGCTCGCTCAGCTGACCTGGGATCCCGCGCCGGACCGTCGCATCGCGCTGGCGTACACGCTCGGCTTTGCCGAGGCCGACTGGGACGTCGCGAATCGGAGTGTCCCCGCCGCCGCCGCGGAGCAGTTCTACGTGCTGCAGCGTACCAGCGGTGATGAGCGGCACAGGTTCGTGCTCTCGGGGATGCTGCCCACACCGTTCGCCACCACACTCTCCTGGATCGCGACCGCGGCGAGCCCGCGGCCGTACCTCGCGACCAACGGTCAGGACATCAACCTGAACGAGGTGCTGTTCGACGACTGGATCGGCGGCCGTCGCTACCTCGTCCCCACGAACTCGTGGCGCAACTGGTATCGTGTCCTGGACGTGCGCCTCGCGCGCACGTTCGGCATGCCGGGTGGCTGGCGCGGCATGCTCGCGGTGGAGGGGTTCAACCTGCTCAACAGCGAGAACTACTCCGGGTTCCACGGTACGATGTTGACCCGGAACGGCAGCGACATGACGAGCTTCGGTCAGCCGGACGGCGTGTTTGCGACGCGCCAGGTACAGCTTGGCCTGCGCGTCGAGCACTGAGTGCACGCTCGTTCAACGCTCACCTGCGTCAGGGTGACTCCATGTTCATTCTGCGCATGAGCGACCTGAACCTCGGTTCGGCGCGAAGCCGATCGAAGGCCGGAGTCACGTTGACGCCATCCATGAACGACGCTCTTTCGTCGTACGCGCGCTCCAGCCAGCTCAATGCTTCATTGACATTTCCGAGACCTGCGTGCGCCATCGCAATGTGGAAGGACGGCAGGTAGCGGGTGGAGCCGGTTGCGAGCAGCAGCTGCAGCGTGACCTCGGCCTGGGCGCGCTGTCCGGCGACGGCCTGAACGTAGGCGAGCTGGGCCGAATCCCGCACGCCGCTCAGCTCGGCCGCACGCTGGAGCGCCGCGATGGCCTCTGGGTACATTCGCTTCTGAAGGAACGCGTGCCCGAGCTGCTGGTGCGCGAGATCCAGGGACGGATCGAATCGCAACGCCTCCTGCAGCACGGCGATCGCGCTGTCCGGCTGGCGCGCATTCACGTACAGGCGACCGGCCAGCATGCCCACCGGTGCGAGCGGATCCAATGCGCGGGCAATACGCAACTGCTCGAGCCCCTCGGCGAACCGGCCACGTCCGTTCAGGAAGGCGGCGTAGAAGAAGCGGATGAGCGCGTAATCGGGGTCCAGCGCTATGGCCCGCTGAAATTCCAGGCGCGCGCCCTCCCAGTCGAAATCGTAAACGAAGAGCAGATGGGCCAGTGAAGCGCGCGCCTCGACGAGAGTGCTGTCGAGGCCGATCGCCCGCTGCGCGGCAGCCCGTGCCTTCGGGTACATGTCGTGAGGCCGTTCGTACCCGAAGAGCGCGAGTGCCGTATAGACGTCCGCCAGTCCGGCATGCGCCCGCGCGTACGACGAATCGCGTTCGAGCACCTGATCGAAAAACTCCGCGGCGCGGTACAGGTCTGCGCGACCTCGGCGTGTCTCCAGATGCCGACCCTTGAGGTAGAGCTCGTAGGCCAGCGCATCATCCGTGGGGGCGACCTGGCGGGCGCTGGAAGGGGTGACTGCCGACGGCGGCAGCGCCAGCGCCACAATGACATCGCGTGCGATCTGCTCCTGCACCGCAACAATGTCGTGCATGCTCGCGCCGTGTTCGTAGCTCTCCGACCGGAGCACCCTCCCGTCGGACCCACGGGCGATCCATGTCGTGATCCGCAGCCGATCGGCGTCGCGCCGCACCGTGCCGCCGAGCACGAACTGCACGCCGAGTGTATCGGCAATGGTGCGCACATCCAGACCCTTCCCCGCCAGCATGAGTGCCGATCTGCGTCCGACGACGTGCAACCCCGTCACGTTGCCGAGGAGAGTCGTGAGCTCCTCCGTGAGCCCCGCGCTGAATGGTGCGTCGTCCGGATCACCGGTCTCGCTGGAGAACGGCAGGATGGCAATGGCCAGCTCCGCTGCTGCAGGCGGAGCCGCACGCCATACCGAGATGACGCTGACGACGATCAGGAGCAGGATCGCAGATGCGGCGATGATGCGGCGGCGCGGCCGCAACGCGGGAAATTCAGAAGTGGGCGCAGCGGCTGGAACCTGAGCAGTGAGAGGCCGGTTCAGCTGACGCAGAACCTCGCCTGCATCCTGTGGCCGCGCGTCAGGCGACTTCGCCAGCAGTGACGACACGAGCTCGGCCAGCCACGGTGGCACGCCCGGGCGCAGCGCCGACACCGGCTGCGGCACGTCGTGCATATGGGCCTGCAGCAGCTCGTCGGCACCGGTGTGCCCGAACGGCGGCGCGCCGACGATCATCTCGTATGCGACGACGCCGAGCGAATACAGGTCCACACGGTGATCTGCGGCCGGATCACGCGCTGCCTGCTCCGGTGCCATGTACTTCGCCGTGCCCATCAGCGGAGTCCCGCTGCCGCTGCCGCTGTGGCGCGAGCCGTGCCCGTGCCCGTGCGCCTCGGCGCGGCCGGCCGCCGCGGCGAGGGCACGTGCCACGCCGAAGTCGGCGACCAGCGCATCGCCGTCCACGTTGAGCAGAATGTTCGCGGGCTTGATGTCGCGGTGGACGATGCCGTGGCGGTGAGCGTATGCGAGCGCGCGAGCGACATCGCGGAGCACGCGTACCACATCGTGCAGCGGCAGCGGTCCTTCCCTGAGAATTCGCTCGCGGAGAGTTTCGCCCTCGACGTGCGGCATGATGTAATAGAGGAGCTCGGCGGCAGCTCCCGAGTCATGCAGTGGCAGGATGTGCGGGTGATTCAGCTGCGCTGCGATGCTGATCTCCTGCTGGAACCGGCTGCCGCCGCTCGACGTGGATTCCAGGGCCGCGCTCTCGGGAGAGACCAGCTTGATGGCGACCCGTCGCCCATGCCGCTCGTCGCGGGCGAGGAAGACCGTGGCCATGCCGCCGCGCCCGATCTCGCGCTCGATGATGTATTGATCGCCGAGCGCCTCCTGCAGTGCCGTCCTCGCTGCTGCGTTCTCGCTCGCGCTGAGTGCCGGCAGCAGGTCCGTCGCGGGCTGTTCCAGGAAACCGGTGGCGCGTTCGGCGTCGCGGACCAGCATCTCGACTTCATTGCGCAACTGCGCATCCGGACACGCCTGCTCGATAAACTCACGGCGCGACTCAGGCGGAAGCTCCAGTGCGTCGGCCGCTGTTTCCTTGATCAGCATCCAGCGGTCATCAGTCGGCATCGCCACGCAGCTCCCGGTACAGCCAGCCCTTCGCCGTAACCCACTCGCGCGCAACCGTGCGCTGCGACAGCCCCATCGTTTCGGCCGTCTCCGCCTCGGTGAGGCCGCCGAAAAAACGGAACTCCACCACCCTGGCCTGGCGCGCGTCGATGGCGGCCAGCCTCAGCAGTGCCTCGTCGAGGGCCACGATCTCTTCCGCGCGCTCCACGACCGCGATCTCGACCTCGTCCAGCGCCTCGTGGCGTATTCCGCCCCCGCGCCGGGCGGCCCGATGACGACGGGCATGATCCACCAGGATCCGGCGCATCGCCCCGGCCGCGACTGCAAAGAAATGAGCCCGGTCCTGCCACTGCACGCGCGTCTGATCGACCAGCTTCACATAGGCTTCGTGCACCAGGGCGGTCGTCGACAGTGTGTGGCCAGGCGACTCGGCCGCCAGCCGCCGGTGGGCCAGCCGGTGGAGCTGCTCGTACACCAGCGGAAACACTCGATCGAGTGCGCCCGGCGTACCGTCGCGCGCGGCCGCGAGAGCAGCGGTCACCGCCTCCTGCCGGGAATGCTCCGGAATTGTCACGGGACCAGGGATGGCATCTCTGCCGACGTTTCTGCGCGTTTACGGCCGAGGAGATACCTCGCCCGCGGCCAACACGCGTAACTGTCTGAAGGGGTGCAAAATGCGAAGAGAACCGATGCCAATCTACGATCGCGTCCGCTCGAACGCCACGCTGATCCTGCCGCTGATCCTGCCGCTGGTCGTGATTGCCGCGTGTGCCGACGGGAGCGAGACGACCGGGCCACAAAGCACGTCCGCCTTCGCGGAAGCACCGCGGGCGAACGTTCAGTCGCAGAACGGCACTGCGGCGATCATGAACCTCGTCGACGCGGCTACCGCCGCGTGGTCGGCAAAGGATGCCGCAGCATACGCGGCGCTGTATTCGGAAGACGTCGAAGTGATCAACCCGGTGGGAGGCCTCATCAGCGGCCGCGCCGCATTCCAGGCCACGCACACCTTTTTGTTCAGCGGTCCGTTCGCGGGCAGCGCACAGACCATATCCGT
It encodes the following:
- a CDS encoding ECF-type sigma factor — translated: MTAALAAARDGTPGALDRVFPLVYEQLHRLAHRRLAAESPGHTLSTTALVHEAYVKLVDQTRVQWQDRAHFFAVAAGAMRRILVDHARRHRAARRGGGIRHEALDEVEIAVVERAEEIVALDEALLRLAAIDARQARVVEFRFFGGLTEAETAETMGLSQRTVAREWVTAKGWLYRELRGDAD
- a CDS encoding TonB-dependent receptor, whose product is LRFVLLPAALELEQIDVQAARTASAELRRLSVSTPVLEREIRTLPLSTRNVMNMAALAPGIRSHRPASGQSVPAAGALRGERFLNVYLDGVELKNLYDGGIVGFPQSGSPFPADALRELRVQLQPYDPSYARAAAFAIDAVTQRGTNETEATAMAFVQPRGFAAANDFLREVPNFIQPGLSRQQLGAAIRGPVRRDRLFYAASYELSNTRSIVEVVPGRPGFDPDIWNAHAGVFPITHRNHTGLLRLTYTPRPEHALDMTVSMRRLVATTRFGGMQSYESAVRDRHAVHTLGVTHRWLPHARLANELSLQAVAWNNSARALFPQPVRSYPSLTIGARSDRFEIDERHVRIINRLTHAFDAGSGSHVTRAGLELARVRLENFAPIFAAGLFTFESDTATLPRRAVISAGVADPASQREAHMRMAGLVTGLYVSHEWRPVPHLTLSLGLRHDADFGLLNNDLVLPWLADPELAALPALRGYLNDGDDRRNDLDNVSPRFAFSWDVSRDGTTMLRGGAGIIYDRVPGFITFQEQSGARWRTYMFDSPGTVDAAVLRQRIASGEGRLGAVTLVANDMEAPENRQWSIGIGRRITSALTLNADFIHQDVRNLFAEMNLNWLDQSVSPAQRALTDRFGDIVVWDDFARARYRALLAQLTWDPAPDRRIALAYTLGFAEADWDVANRSVPAAAAEQFYVLQRTSGDERHRFVLSGMLPTPFATTLSWIATAASPRPYLATNGQDINLNEVLFDDWIGGRRYLVPTNSWRNWYRVLDVRLARTFGMPGGWRGMLAVEGFNLLNSENYSGFHGTMLTRNGSDMTSFGQPDGVFATRQVQLGLRVEH
- a CDS encoding SgcJ/EcaC family oxidoreductase; translation: MPIYDRVRSNATLILPLILPLVVIAACADGSETTGPQSTSAFAEAPRANVQSQNGTAAIMNLVDAATAAWSAKDAAAYAALYSEDVEVINPVGGLISGRAAFQATHTFLFSGPFAGSAQTISVRGIEFLTGTIAIVYQDVSLTGYAFLPPNLPSQNGVVNTRVTWVVVKRAGTWQIVSQQMTPQL
- a CDS encoding protein kinase, with protein sequence MPTDDRWMLIKETAADALELPPESRREFIEQACPDAQLRNEVEMLVRDAERATGFLEQPATDLLPALSASENAAARTALQEALGDQYIIEREIGRGGMATVFLARDERHGRRVAIKLVSPESAALESTSSGGSRFQQEISIAAQLNHPHILPLHDSGAAAELLYYIMPHVEGETLRERILREGPLPLHDVVRVLRDVARALAYAHRHGIVHRDIKPANILLNVDGDALVADFGVARALAAAAGRAEAHGHGHGSRHSGSGSGTPLMGTAKYMAPEQAARDPAADHRVDLYSLGVVAYEMIVGAPPFGHTGADELLQAHMHDVPQPVSALRPGVPPWLAELVSSLLAKSPDARPQDAGEVLRQLNRPLTAQVPAAAPTSEFPALRPRRRIIAASAILLLIVVSVISVWRAAPPAAAELAIAILPFSSETGDPDDAPFSAGLTEELTTLLGNVTGLHVVGRRSALMLAGKGLDVRTIADTLGVQFVLGGTVRRDADRLRITTWIARGSDGRVLRSESYEHGASMHDIVAVQEQIARDVIVALALPPSAVTPSSARQVAPTDDALAYELYLKGRHLETRRGRADLYRAAEFFDQVLERDSSYARAHAGLADVYTALALFGYERPHDMYPKARAAAQRAIGLDSTLVEARASLAHLLFVYDFDWEGARLEFQRAIALDPDYALIRFFYAAFLNGRGRFAEGLEQLRIARALDPLAPVGMLAGRLYVNARQPDSAIAVLQEALRFDPSLDLAHQQLGHAFLQKRMYPEAIAALQRAAELSGVRDSAQLAYVQAVAGQRAQAEVTLQLLLATGSTRYLPSFHIAMAHAGLGNVNEALSWLERAYDERASFMDGVNVTPAFDRLRAEPRFRSLMRRMNMESP